One window of Acidobacteriota bacterium genomic DNA carries:
- the rpmJ gene encoding 50S ribosomal protein L36, producing MKVRASVKRMCAKCKVVRRKGVVRIICDNPKHKQRQG from the coding sequence ATGAAAGTACGTGCGTCTGTGAAACGAATGTGCGCCAAATGCAAGGTAGTGCGCCGCAAGGGTGTGGTGCGCATCATCTGTGACAATCCGAAGCATAAGCAGCGTCAGGGGTAA
- the rpsD gene encoding 30S ribosomal protein S4 — protein MARYTGPVCRLCRRERMKLFLKGDRCFKEKCAIERRNYPPGQHGTRRGRRIQGYGLQLREKQKVKRIYGVLERQFRLYFHQADRQKGITGENLLVMLERRLDNTVYSLGFAASRAQARQFVRHGHVLVNGRKVTIPSYQVRAEDTIQIREASRKNEFIRASVETARGRGVPEWLDLDAESFAGKVVCLPTREDIKLPIQEQLIVELYSR, from the coding sequence GTGGCACGATATACGGGACCCGTCTGCCGGCTCTGCCGGCGGGAGCGGATGAAGCTATTTCTGAAGGGCGATCGTTGCTTCAAGGAGAAGTGTGCGATCGAGCGGCGGAACTATCCTCCGGGGCAGCACGGTACCCGCCGCGGACGCCGCATCCAAGGCTATGGCCTCCAGCTTCGTGAGAAGCAGAAGGTCAAGCGCATCTACGGCGTGCTCGAACGCCAGTTCCGCCTGTACTTCCATCAGGCGGACCGGCAGAAGGGGATCACCGGCGAGAACCTGCTGGTGATGCTCGAGCGGCGTCTGGACAACACCGTTTACAGCTTGGGCTTCGCGGCTTCCCGCGCCCAGGCCCGCCAGTTCGTGCGCCACGGCCACGTTCTGGTGAACGGTCGCAAGGTGACCATCCCCTCCTACCAGGTGCGGGCTGAGGACACCATCCAGATCCGCGAAGCAAGCCGCAAGAACGAATTCATCCGTGCCAGCGTCGAGACCGCTCGCGGTCGCGGCGTGCCGGAATGGTTGGACCTCGACGCCGAGAGTTTTGCGGGCAAGGTGGTTTGTCTGCCCACCCGCGAGGACATCAAGCTGCCGATTCAGGAGCAGCTCATCGTCGAGCTC
- the rpsK gene encoding 30S ribosomal protein S11, with amino-acid sequence MAKAAAKKKDRKGGKRKEKRNVPHGVAHIQATFNNTLISISDAEGNALAWSSAGRIGFKGSRKGTPFAAQMAGQNVGQAVRDLGVRTVDVLVKGPGAGRESAVRALQSTGLEIKSIRDVTPIPHNGCRPRKRRRV; translated from the coding sequence ATGGCCAAGGCTGCAGCAAAGAAGAAAGACCGCAAGGGCGGCAAGCGGAAGGAAAAGCGCAATGTGCCCCACGGTGTGGCGCACATCCAGGCGACCTTCAACAACACCCTGATCTCGATCTCCGACGCGGAGGGCAACGCTCTGGCGTGGTCGTCCGCAGGACGGATCGGCTTCAAGGGCTCACGCAAGGGCACCCCCTTCGCGGCCCAGATGGCCGGACAGAACGTCGGACAGGCGGTCCGGGACCTGGGAGTGCGCACCGTCGACGTCCTGGTCAAGGGACCTGGCGCCGGACGCGAGTCCGCGGTGCGGGCCCTGCAGTCCACCGGCCTGGAGATCAAGTCCATCCGCGACGTCACCCCGATCCCCCATAACGGCTGCCGGCCGCGCAAGCGGCGGCGGGTCTGA
- the rpsM gene encoding 30S ribosomal protein S13 has product MARIAGVDLPQHKQVWVGLTYIYGIGASSSRQILNKAGVEEVTKVKDLTEDETRRIRKVIQDEVTVEGDLRKERSQNVKRLMEIGCYRGVRHRKNLPVHGQRTHTNARTRKGPKRMTVAGKKKVRK; this is encoded by the coding sequence ATGGCACGCATTGCAGGGGTGGATTTGCCCCAACACAAGCAGGTTTGGGTCGGTTTGACCTACATTTACGGCATCGGCGCCTCGAGCTCGCGGCAGATTCTGAACAAGGCCGGAGTGGAAGAGGTCACCAAGGTGAAAGATCTCACCGAGGATGAAACCCGCCGCATCCGGAAAGTGATCCAGGATGAAGTGACCGTCGAGGGCGATCTGCGCAAGGAGCGCAGTCAGAACGTCAAGCGCCTGATGGAAATCGGGTGCTACCGGGGCGTGCGTCATCGCAAGAATCTACCGGTGCACGGTCAGCGCACCCACACCAATGCCCGGACCCGCAAGGGACCCAAGCGCATGACGGTGGCCGGTAAGAAGAAGGTTAGGAAATAA
- the map gene encoding type I methionyl aminopeptidase codes for MTVLKTQGEIDLMDEANAIVHRVLDFIEETVAPGVTTKELDREAEAMIRAAGAVPGFLNYRGFPATLCTALNDVIVHGIPNDEPLKNGDILGIDCGVLYKGYYGDAARTFAVGEVSQEGRRLLNATRESLQRAIAQVEPGARLSDIGHAVQSYVESQGFSVVRDFVGHGVGTSLHEEPQIPNFGRPGRGPKLRPGMVLAIEPMVNAGTPGVKMDADGWTARTADGQLSAHFEFSVAVTPAGARILGVSPAVGAQSARSQSSGAA; via the coding sequence ATGACCGTGCTCAAGACCCAGGGTGAGATCGACCTGATGGACGAGGCCAACGCCATCGTCCATCGCGTGCTCGATTTCATCGAGGAAACCGTGGCTCCCGGTGTCACCACCAAGGAGCTGGACCGCGAGGCGGAGGCGATGATTCGCGCCGCCGGAGCGGTGCCGGGCTTCCTCAACTACCGTGGGTTTCCGGCCACCCTGTGCACCGCCCTCAATGATGTCATCGTCCACGGCATTCCCAACGACGAGCCTTTGAAGAATGGTGATATCTTAGGTATAGACTGTGGCGTCCTTTATAAGGGATACTACGGGGATGCTGCGCGCACCTTCGCCGTTGGCGAGGTCTCGCAGGAAGGCCGCAGGCTGTTGAACGCGACCCGCGAGTCTCTGCAGCGCGCCATTGCGCAGGTGGAGCCCGGAGCTCGGCTGTCGGATATCGGTCATGCGGTGCAAAGCTATGTCGAGAGCCAGGGGTTCTCGGTGGTTCGGGACTTCGTCGGGCACGGGGTGGGAACCTCGCTGCACGAGGAGCCGCAGATTCCCAACTTCGGCAGGCCCGGTCGGGGCCCGAAGCTACGTCCGGGCATGGTGCTCGCCATCGAGCCGATGGTGAATGCCGGCACGCCCGGAGTCAAGATGGATGCAGATGGCTGGACCGCCCGTACGGCGGATGGCCAGTTGTCCGCGCATTTCGAGTTCTCGGTCGCGGTTACCCCGGCCGGTGCTCGGATACTCGGGGTCTCGCCGGCGGTGGGAGCTCAATCTGCACGGTCTCAGTCTTCAGGGGCCGCTTGA
- the infA gene encoding translation initiation factor IF-1, translating to MSKKEEAIEVEAVVVDPLPNAMFKVELENGHQVLAHISGKMRKHFIRILPGDKVLVELSPYDLNRGRIIYRLRS from the coding sequence TTGTCCAAGAAAGAAGAAGCGATCGAGGTCGAGGCGGTAGTGGTCGATCCACTACCCAACGCGATGTTCAAAGTGGAGCTCGAGAACGGCCATCAGGTTTTGGCTCACATCTCGGGCAAGATGCGCAAGCACTTCATCCGGATTCTCCCGGGTGACAAGGTGCTCGTCGAGCTGTCGCCCTATGATCTCAACCGCGGCCGGATCATTTATCGACTCCGGTCCTGA